One window of the Pseudomonas lurida genome contains the following:
- the pip gene encoding prolyl aminopeptidase codes for MQTWYPQIKPYARHDLAVDDTHTLYVDESGTPEGLPVVFIHGGPGAGCDAQSRCYFDPNLYRIVTFDQRGCGRSTPRASLENNTTWDLVADLERIREHLGIDKWVLFGGSWGSTLALAYAQTHPERVHGLIVRGIFLARPQDIHWFYQEGASRLFPDYWQDYIAPIPPEERHDMIAAYHKRLTGNDQIAQMHAAKAWSGWEGRMLGLCPSPQHVERFSEPQRALSIARIECHYFTNNSFLEPNQLIRDMHKIAHLPGVIIHGRYDMICPLDNAWELHQAWPNSELQVIREAGHAASEPGITDALVRATSEMARRLLDLPPEEA; via the coding sequence ATGCAGACTTGGTACCCGCAGATCAAACCCTACGCCCGGCACGATCTGGCAGTCGATGACACCCACACGCTGTACGTCGATGAAAGTGGCACCCCCGAAGGCTTGCCCGTCGTATTCATCCATGGTGGCCCTGGTGCCGGTTGTGATGCCCAGAGCCGCTGCTATTTCGATCCGAACCTTTACCGCATCGTCACCTTTGACCAGCGTGGCTGCGGGCGGTCCACCCCTCGCGCCAGCCTAGAAAACAACACCACCTGGGACCTGGTCGCCGACCTTGAGCGCATCCGCGAGCACCTGGGTATCGATAAATGGGTGCTGTTCGGCGGCTCGTGGGGCTCGACCCTGGCCCTGGCCTACGCGCAAACCCATCCGGAGCGTGTGCATGGCCTGATCGTGCGCGGCATTTTCCTGGCGCGCCCACAGGACATTCACTGGTTCTACCAGGAGGGCGCGAGCCGCCTGTTCCCGGACTACTGGCAGGATTACATCGCGCCTATCCCACCGGAAGAGCGCCACGACATGATCGCGGCGTATCACAAGCGCCTCACCGGCAACGACCAGATCGCCCAGATGCACGCGGCCAAGGCGTGGTCGGGCTGGGAAGGGCGGATGCTGGGCCTGTGCCCGAGCCCGCAGCATGTGGAGCGTTTTTCCGAGCCGCAACGTGCCCTGTCCATCGCGCGTATCGAGTGCCACTACTTCACCAACAACTCGTTCCTGGAGCCCAACCAGCTGATCCGCGATATGCACAAGATCGCGCATCTGCCTGGCGTAATCATTCACGGTCGCTACGATATGATTTGCCCACTGGATAACGCGTGGGAGTTGCATCAGGCGTGGCCCAACAGTGAGCTGCAGGTGATCCGCGAGGCCGGCCATGCGGCGTCCGAACCCGGTATCACCGATGCCTTGGTGCGTGCGACCAGCGAAATGGCACGCCGCTTGCTCGACCTACCACCTGAAGAAGCATGA